Genomic DNA from Cydia strobilella chromosome 19, ilCydStro3.1, whole genome shotgun sequence:
CCTTCTGGATGCACCATGATTTCCACAGACTTCTGGCTGACGGCACTCGATCGCGTCAGCGTTTTTTGCGGGCCCGTTGACTCGGGCTTCGGCACCTCTTTGATCGGTTGTTCGGACTCTATCGCAATCATGATTAATAGAAACGCGCGGCGAGCGCGAGCGTCGGCAACGATTTAATCAAGCGGGGCTAAGGTCACATCGGCGGGCGCGTCTCATCAATGCAATCAATGGAGGGCACAGCCAGATGGATGACGACGTTCTTATTATGCGGCAGCTCGCTTCTACCTCCGTCTGAACAGTTATTAAACGTTATCGTCGGAACTTTCGCATCGCCCAGCTTCACGCCGTTCAAGTTTTGTGCGAGACAGTCGACGGAGTCGCGATTCTCTTGTTGGTCATCGGGCGCGCTCATGCTCGGTGTGAGCCATTCCTCCTCGTCGTCGGTCCCGGGCCGGTCGACGTCCGGCGACGGATCGGTCTCGTGTGGCACCGGCGAGCACGCTTCCCCAGTCACGTGAAGATCGATAAGACCGGCCAAGTTAACATTGAAGTTTCCGCGCTTTCCACGCGGCTCCTCCTGAATTTCCTCTGTGATAAGTTCGTCAGTCGCTGTTTCGATTTCCTTATTTAAGGTGTGGTCATCCTCGTAGAACTCTTGTAAGTCGTTAAGATTGTCTAAGTTGTTCCCTAAGCTTTCGTTGTCGGTGGCGAGAGTCTGCCGGTAGTGGTCGATGAGCGGCTGGAGCGAGTCCTCGTGCTGCCTGAAGAGGTAGTGGTAGGCCTGGCTCACGGAGCGGAGGGAGTAAGAGGACCGCGGCCGATGGGCTGAGGCAGGCGTCGGCGCGGCGACACTGCGCCACACGTGTCTGCGGCGCTCACACAATATTGCATTAGAATTAAGAATCCTTTCAAAGTCCGACACTTGTTCGGCTTCGCTGATCTGTACCAGCAGCTTGTTCTCCGTCTCTTTCCCGCCGTTCGTTTGACACAGCCTCTTCTCGCCGACCTGTTTAGGGGGATTAGAAGACTTAGTTTTGTTGTGACTATCGATTCTATGTTGCGTGGAGGTTGAATGGGTGTCGGCGTATTTCATCGGTATAGAGAGGGTTTGGATGGAAATCGCGCACGGGATTTTTTCGATGGGTTTTCGTTTTTGTTGTTTGACCATGACTTTGGTTGGTTTTGGTTTCTTTTTGTCGACGGATGGGGGTCGATGTGGGAAGAATTGTTTATCACACCTAAGTCTAGTGGGGTCCGCGCTGCGAACGGTACGTGCATAGTTGGACTTGGGGCGTTCAGATAGGCTGACGCTCTGGGCTCGGAAGAGTACTTCAGGCCTTTCTTTAGCGGCCAGTTTGAGAGCTGGTGAAAACAAGCGTGCTCTCCGAGCGACTTCGGCGGACTGTTGTACCGTATTCGTATCggtaaaaagttaatttatcgTTGTGGCATGTTGAGACGCCACCGCGAGCCAAACATCGTATGGATTGTGGAGTGGGGATGTACTTAAGCTTGTACAATGCTGGAGGGTTACTCGATCGATTCCGGACCGCCTAAATAAAGATGCGCATAAAATTTGCCAAATGTCCTTGGTTGCACGTGAGGATGACAATGCTATAAATTTTTCAGACGCGAATGTTAAACAGTAACGTCGGTACCTTAGTACCTTGACATAAAACTTTACTTTTTATTGGTATAAGTTTTAGTTGATTACGatatcactatcactacatagtatagtatagtataaagtcgctttccgctgtctgtccatctgtctctatgtatgcttagatctttaaaactactcaacgaattttgatgcgtttttagggttccgtacctcaaaaggaaaaaacggaacccttataggatcactcgtgcgtctgtctgtctgtctgtctgtccgtctgtcacagcctattttctccgaaactactggaccaatttagttgaaatttggtacacatatgtaagtttgtgacccaaagacggacatgtaacgtaatcaaattaattttaaacatagtggccacttttggggggtaaatgagggtgtcatgtaccaactacctgtaactaacatcttttgtaatgcacatgacatgtaatgttgaataaatataaatataaattaaataaaatagtttttcaaactatgtcgtgttacatatcaaatgaaagagctcattgtgagaatctcaaatatatttttttttaaattttaggattaacagcttagaag
This window encodes:
- the LOC134749943 gene encoding uncharacterized protein LOC134749943: MVKQQKRKPIEKIPCAISIQTLSIPMKYADTHSTSTQHRIDSHNKTKSSNPPKQVGEKRLCQTNGGKETENKLLVQISEAEQVSDFERILNSNAILCERRRHVWRSVAAPTPASAHRPRSSYSLRSVSQAYHYLFRQHEDSLQPLIDHYRQTLATDNESLGNNLDNLNDLQEFYEDDHTLNKEIETATDELITEEIQEEPRGKRGNFNVNLAGLIDLHVTGEACSPVPHETDPSPDVDRPGTDDEEEWLTPSMSAPDDQQENRDSVDCLAQNLNGVKLGDAKVPTITFNNCSDGGRSELPHNKNVVIHLAVPSIDCIDETRPPM